In Thermofilum pendens Hrk 5, the sequence GGCTAGATGAAATCCCTGTCCAGCGGGGCTTGTCTCTCTCCCTGAAGGAGGGGATCGAAGTCGTGCTCCCGTACGTCTACCCGCTTGTGGGCGGCGTTCCCTTTATTTCGAAGGAGGAGGAGCTCTACATACTAACAGAACTCGAAGAGGATGAATCCTCCTTCATATCCGAGGGTAGAGCTCCGAGCATCTGCTAAGCTCTGAGGCGATAGAGACGCCTGTTACTCGCTCTTCACTCTCTCCACGGAGACTAGATCCGTTGAGCCGCGCCTCCTCCCGGAGGTAAACACCACGAGGTCTCCTAGGTTCACCAAGTTATGTTCCAGGGCTTTTGACAGCATCTTCGAGAATAGGTTCTGGTCGGCTTTTGAGAGGCTCGGGTCGTAGACTACCCTTACGCCGTAGATCATGTTGACGTAGCGGGCAGTGGCCGGATCGTTCGTGAACACTATGAGCCCAGCTTTGGGCCTGAACTTCGAGATGCGGCGCGCAGTGTTGCCTTTCTCGCTGAAGGCGATTATCTTCCCAGATATTACCTCCGCGAGCGAGACGACTCCCTTCGCTATCGACTCGTAGAGATCGCTTTTATCTGGAGCCACGTCCTCGACCTCCAAAGGTTCTCTCTCAGCCTCCTCTACTATCCTCCTCAACCAGTAAACGGACTCCACGGGATACTTCCCGGCTGCGGTCTCGCCTGCTAGTAGCAAGGCATCGGCACCCATCCTGACTGCCGTGATAACGTCTACAACCTCGCTTCTTGTAGGCAACGGGTTGCTGATCATCGACTCGAGAAGTTGGGTAGCGACGATGCTGGGCTTGCCGAATCTCCGGGCCCTCGAGATTATGTAGCGCTGAATGGAGTAGATCTCCTCCAACCCGTAGAAGTTGGCTAGGTCTCCGCGGGCGACTAAAGCAGCGTCGCTTTTCTGCAGGATAGAGTCCAAGTCTTCGACGGCGCTTTTAGTCTCTATCTTCGCGATTATCTTTACGTCCTCGGCGCCGTAGTCGAACAGGATGTCTCTCAGGCGCTGGACATCGCTGGAGCTCCTTACAAAGCTCAGAGCTATCGCGTCGAACCCCGCCTTTACGGAGAACTCGATGTCTCTGAGGTCTTTCTCGGTTATCGTGGGAAGCGGGATATCCTTTCCCCGGACGGTCACAGTTTTCCGGGGTTTGACCTCTCCCTCGAGCAACGCTTCCCCAACCGCTTTTTCAGGTCCAGCGTCCACTATTCTGAACGCTAGCCTTCCACCCTCCACGAGGACTTCGTCCCCTTCTCTGACTATCTCAAAGAATACACCGTTGGGTACAGGTACCGCGTACTTCTCCTCAGTTTTACTAGAAAGTGTAAAGGTTACCCTATCTCCAGGCCTGACCTGAAACGGGGCGAACTCTCCAAGCCTGATGACGGGTCCCTGAAGGTCAGCTATCAAGGTCAAGGGCCTAAGAGGGGTCTCCAACCTTCTCACTTGCTTGGCCAGCTCTTCGAACCTGGCGTAGTCCACGTGGGAGAAGTTCAGCCTGAAGGCGTTGACCCCCTCTGCGACCATCCTCTTCATCGTCTCCTCTGACCAAGACGAAGGACCCAGCGTCGCTACTAGCTTGACTTTTGCCATAAAAGCACTACGCGTCCATCCAAATTAAGGTTTTACGTGCGAGTTTCTGCGCTACGGCGAGGCGCTTGGAGAGCCTTCCCGCGTTGGCTCCACCTATTCGCGTACTTGCATCATTTTCTCTAAGGCTTTTTGACCAGCCTGGCTGTTGAAGATGAGCCATAAGAGGTAGATGACCCTAACGTTTTCGTCGATGAACCTCCTGGAGGCTTCGTCGAGGAATTTCATGGAGGGTAGCCGCTTTGGGCTCCTCCCAGGCGTTCTTAGCCTCGAGTAAAAACCGGCTAGCTCTAGTTCTAGATCTCCTAGGTCTACCGTCTTTTCGATACCTAGCGAGCTTAACGCGTCCTTACTCAGTAGCTGTTTAGCCGTGGATAACGGTAGCTGAAGACCCGTTTTCTCTTCGACAACTTTCTTCACGTCGATAACTGCGCCCAGCTGGAGTAGGCCGGCGAGGGTGGCCGCATGGTAGGTTAACCCCGCTGCGTGCAGTTCTCCGCGGACTCTGTCCAAATCGTAAATGAGGACTCTGAAGCCATCGTTCACTAAGTTCATGAGTTTGTTGTTCAACTCGTCTCCGGGACCGCTTACCTTGT encodes:
- the pyk gene encoding pyruvate kinase, which encodes MAKVKLVATLGPSSWSEETMKRMVAEGVNAFRLNFSHVDYARFEELAKQVRRLETPLRPLTLIADLQGPVIRLGEFAPFQVRPGDRVTFTLSSKTEEKYAVPVPNGVFFEIVREGDEVLVEGGRLAFRIVDAGPEKAVGEALLEGEVKPRKTVTVRGKDIPLPTITEKDLRDIEFSVKAGFDAIALSFVRSSSDVQRLRDILFDYGAEDVKIIAKIETKSAVEDLDSILQKSDAALVARGDLANFYGLEEIYSIQRYIISRARRFGKPSIVATQLLESMISNPLPTRSEVVDVITAVRMGADALLLAGETAAGKYPVESVYWLRRIVEEAEREPLEVEDVAPDKSDLYESIAKGVVSLAEVISGKIIAFSEKGNTARRISKFRPKAGLIVFTNDPATARYVNMIYGVRVVYDPSLSKADQNLFSKMLSKALEHNLVNLGDLVVFTSGRRRGSTDLVSVERVKSE